A section of the Rhizobium sp. Pop5 genome encodes:
- the ccmE gene encoding cytochrome c maturation protein CcmE → MTRKQKRLAVIGGGVSFIIAAVLLVMFAFSQSVAYFYMPADLAKTPVAPETRIRLGGLVGEGSVVRGTGSTVEFAVTDGSTNAVKVKYTGILPDLFREGQGVVTEGMFAAGTNIFIADTVLAKHDETYMPKDVADRLKQQGLWKEGQGAEGKAQEAKATP, encoded by the coding sequence ATGACCCGCAAGCAAAAGCGCCTTGCTGTGATCGGGGGCGGTGTGAGCTTCATCATCGCGGCCGTGCTGCTGGTCATGTTCGCCTTCAGCCAGTCGGTCGCCTATTTCTACATGCCGGCGGATCTCGCAAAGACGCCGGTGGCGCCGGAAACGCGCATCCGGCTCGGCGGGCTGGTGGGTGAGGGCAGCGTCGTGCGCGGTACCGGCTCGACCGTGGAATTTGCCGTCACCGACGGCAGCACCAATGCCGTGAAGGTCAAATATACGGGCATCCTCCCTGATCTCTTCCGCGAGGGTCAAGGCGTCGTCACGGAGGGCATGTTCGCCGCCGGGACGAATATCTTCATCGCCGACACCGTGCTTGCCAAGCATGATGAGACCTACATGCCGAAGGATGTGGCCGACAGGCTGAAGCAGCAGGGGCTGTGGAAGGAGGGCCAAGGGGCAGAAGGCAAAGCGCAGGAAGCGAAGGCGACGCCATGA
- a CDS encoding cytochrome c-type biogenesis protein, with product MMRRLLLTLALLLVAAPAFAVNPDEVLADPALEARARTLSAELRCMVCQNQSIDDSNADLAKDLRLLVRERITDGDSDEAVLNYIVSRYGEFVLLKPRFSTKTLLLWGAPVLLVLTGGLSLIAFARRRTGKPTGSKLTTDEQARLSELLDK from the coding sequence ATGATGCGGCGTCTCCTCCTCACGTTGGCTTTGCTGCTGGTGGCCGCACCCGCCTTCGCCGTCAATCCCGACGAAGTGCTGGCCGATCCGGCATTGGAAGCAAGAGCGCGCACCCTTTCGGCAGAATTGCGCTGCATGGTCTGCCAGAACCAGTCGATCGACGATTCCAATGCCGATCTCGCCAAGGATCTGCGCCTTTTGGTGCGCGAGCGCATCACCGACGGCGACAGCGACGAGGCAGTGCTGAACTATATCGTTTCGCGCTACGGCGAGTTCGTGCTGCTGAAGCCGCGGTTCAGCACGAAGACGCTGCTGCTCTGGGGCGCGCCGGTTCTACTGGTGCTTACCGGCGGGCTTTCTCTGATCGCCTTTGCGCGCAGGAGGACCGGCAAGCCGACGGGCAGCAAGCTGACAACGGACGAGCAGGCGCGACTGAGCGAGCTTCTCGACAAGTGA
- a CDS encoding response regulator transcription factor has product MIVMSAAPQEHALSLAETQPAGNVGRMKILIIEDDLEAAVYLTKAFREAGIVADHASDGEAGLFMGSENTYDVIVIDRMLPRRDGLSVISELRRKAIHTPVLILSALGQVDDRVTGLRAGGDDYLPKPYAFSELLARVEVLGRRKGTPDQDVVYRVGDLELDRLSHEVRRAGKEILLQPREFRLLEYLMKNAGQVVTRTMLLENVWDYHFDPQTNVIDVHVSRLRSKIEKDFSQPLLKTIRGAGYMIKDEG; this is encoded by the coding sequence ATGATCGTGATGAGCGCCGCCCCGCAGGAACACGCTTTGAGCCTTGCCGAAACACAGCCGGCGGGTAATGTCGGCCGCATGAAGATTCTCATCATCGAAGATGATCTCGAAGCAGCAGTCTACCTCACGAAGGCCTTTCGCGAGGCAGGCATCGTTGCCGATCACGCCAGCGATGGCGAGGCCGGCTTGTTCATGGGATCCGAAAATACCTACGACGTCATCGTCATCGACCGCATGCTGCCGCGACGCGATGGGCTCTCCGTCATCAGCGAGCTGCGCCGGAAGGCCATCCATACGCCGGTCCTCATCCTCTCCGCCTTGGGACAGGTTGACGACCGCGTCACCGGTCTTCGCGCCGGCGGCGACGACTACCTGCCGAAACCGTATGCGTTCAGCGAATTGCTGGCGCGTGTCGAGGTGCTCGGCCGCCGCAAGGGCACGCCGGATCAGGACGTCGTCTACCGCGTCGGCGATCTCGAACTCGACCGGCTTTCCCACGAGGTGCGCCGCGCCGGCAAGGAGATCCTGCTGCAGCCCCGCGAGTTCCGTCTGCTCGAATATCTGATGAAGAATGCCGGGCAGGTGGTGACCCGCACCATGCTTCTCGAAAACGTCTGGGACTACCATTTCGACCCGCAGACCAACGTCATCGACGTGCATGTCTCGCGCCTGCGCTCGAAGATCGAAAAAGACTTCAGCCAGCCGCTCCTGAAGACGATCAGGGGCGCGGGGTATATGATCAAGGATGAGGGATGA
- a CDS encoding HAMP domain-containing sensor histidine kinase translates to MSRFRVLFKSTAVRLSALYILLFAICAATLVFYVTAMSERLLTGQIRDAVRQEVEQVQRAYDTGGMNLLLRTMERRARQPGANLYIIAGPSGDILAGNVASVEPGVFEEIGWTSAPFAYQRYTDGGGVERRHRAIANIFVLDNGLRILIGRDLGDPERFRLLVRQALMIALAIMGLGAIIIWFAIGRNALKRIDRMSDASKKIMAGDLSQRLPVGGSGDEFDRLSMSLNTMLERIEKLNEGLRQVSDNIAHDLKTPLTRLRNKAADALDMGDGETRRVALEGIISESDQLIRTFNALLMISRVEAGSVAAEMSPVELSAIVSDSAELYEPAAEEAGLGLSSSIEPDVEVQGNRELIGQAIFNLLDNAIKYSSDTQGAGVVSLKLARRPDGICLSVVDHGPGVPADRRDDVVKRFVRLDESRSKPGTGLGLSLVEAVMELHNGRLELSDTDPDKPEQRGLTVSMIFPAQAA, encoded by the coding sequence ATGAGCCGCTTCAGGGTTCTCTTCAAATCCACCGCAGTCCGCCTTTCGGCACTCTACATCCTGCTTTTTGCCATCTGCGCCGCGACGCTCGTCTTTTATGTGACGGCGATGTCGGAACGGCTGCTGACCGGCCAGATCCGCGACGCCGTCAGGCAGGAGGTGGAGCAGGTGCAGCGCGCCTATGACACCGGCGGCATGAACCTTCTTCTGCGCACCATGGAGCGGCGCGCCCGTCAGCCGGGCGCCAATCTCTACATCATCGCTGGTCCCTCCGGCGATATCCTTGCCGGCAACGTCGCCTCGGTCGAGCCTGGTGTCTTCGAGGAGATCGGCTGGACGTCCGCTCCCTTCGCCTATCAACGCTATACGGACGGCGGCGGCGTCGAGCGCCGCCACAGGGCGATCGCCAATATCTTCGTCCTCGACAATGGCCTCAGAATCCTCATTGGCCGCGACCTCGGCGATCCCGAACGTTTCCGTCTGCTGGTGCGCCAGGCGCTGATGATAGCTTTGGCGATCATGGGGCTCGGGGCGATCATCATCTGGTTCGCCATCGGGCGCAATGCGCTGAAACGTATCGATCGCATGTCGGATGCCAGCAAGAAGATCATGGCCGGCGATCTCTCGCAGCGCCTGCCGGTCGGCGGATCCGGCGATGAATTCGACCGGCTTTCGATGTCTTTGAATACCATGCTGGAGCGCATCGAGAAGCTGAACGAGGGCTTGCGGCAAGTCTCCGACAATATCGCCCACGATCTCAAGACTCCGCTGACGCGCCTGCGCAACAAGGCGGCGGATGCGCTCGACATGGGTGATGGCGAGACGCGGCGTGTGGCGCTCGAAGGCATCATTTCCGAATCGGATCAATTGATCCGCACCTTCAACGCGCTGCTGATGATTTCCCGCGTCGAGGCGGGATCGGTCGCGGCGGAAATGTCGCCTGTGGAGCTTTCGGCCATCGTCTCCGATAGCGCCGAGCTTTACGAGCCGGCGGCGGAAGAAGCCGGGCTCGGCCTGAGCTCCAGCATCGAACCGGATGTGGAGGTGCAGGGTAATCGTGAACTGATCGGTCAGGCGATCTTCAATCTGCTCGACAATGCCATCAAATATTCCTCCGATACGCAAGGCGCAGGCGTGGTGTCGTTGAAACTTGCCCGCCGCCCTGATGGCATCTGCCTTTCGGTGGTCGACCATGGGCCGGGCGTTCCGGCCGACAGGCGCGACGACGTGGTGAAGCGCTTCGTTCGCCTTGACGAAAGCCGCTCGAAGCCCGGCACGGGGCTCGGGCTTTCGTTGGTGGAGGCGGTGATGGAGCTGCACAACGGCCGGCTGGAGCTCTCCGATACCGATCCCGACAAGCCCGAACAGCGCGGATTGACCGTCAGCATGATCTTCCCGGCCCAGGCTGCCTGA
- a CDS encoding heme lyase CcmF/NrfE family subunit: MIIEIGHYALVLALATALILSVVPVIGARRLDRAMMDVATVGSLAMFALVAFSFGVLTYAHVVSDFSVENVWENSHSLVPLIYKYSGVWGNHEGSMMLWLLILTLFSALVALFGRNLPETLKANVLAVQAWISVAFTLFILLTSNPFLRLDPAPAEGRDLNPVLQDVGLAIHPPLLYLGYVGFSICFSFAVAALMEGRIDAAWARWVRPWTLAAWTFLTLGIAMGSYWAYYELGWGGWWFWDPVENASFMPWLAGTALLHSALVMEKREALKIWTVLLAILTFSLSLMGTFLVRSGVLTSVHAFASDPSRGIFILCILLIFIGGALSLFAFRAPRLSAGGLFAPISREGALVVNNLILTVACGTVLTGTLYPLLLETITGDKISVGPPFFNMTFGLLMAPLIFIVPFGPLLAWKRGDLLGALQRLYVVAGLAFAAAVIFFYIEHGGPVLSVLGLAAGLFLILGAAADLWYRAGIGKVAGGVAWRRLSGLPRSAFGTALAHAGLGVTVLGIVAVTTFQTEHVIEMKPGETTDAGGYSLNFDGIQPGRGPNYTEDRGHFTVRRAGVAVADTWSAKRLYTARQMPTTEAGILTFGLSQLYVSLGDATKDGGIVVRIWWKPFILCIWGGALIMAFGGLVSLSDRRLRVGAPRRKAKPAAPAMEPAE; this comes from the coding sequence ATGATCATCGAGATCGGCCATTACGCGCTGGTGCTGGCGCTGGCAACGGCGCTCATCCTTTCGGTCGTGCCGGTGATCGGCGCCCGCCGGCTCGATCGGGCGATGATGGATGTGGCCACCGTCGGCTCGCTTGCGATGTTTGCGCTTGTCGCCTTCTCCTTCGGCGTTTTGACCTATGCCCATGTCGTTTCGGACTTCTCGGTGGAGAACGTCTGGGAGAATTCGCATTCGCTGGTGCCGCTGATCTACAAATATTCCGGCGTCTGGGGCAATCACGAGGGATCGATGATGCTCTGGCTGTTGATCCTGACGCTGTTCAGCGCGCTGGTCGCACTCTTCGGGCGCAATCTGCCGGAAACGCTGAAGGCCAACGTGCTGGCCGTGCAGGCCTGGATTTCGGTCGCCTTCACGCTCTTCATCCTGCTGACTTCCAATCCCTTCCTCCGGCTCGACCCGGCACCCGCCGAGGGCCGCGATCTCAATCCGGTGCTGCAGGATGTCGGTCTGGCGATCCACCCGCCACTGCTCTATCTCGGCTATGTCGGTTTCTCCATTTGTTTCTCCTTTGCCGTCGCCGCCCTCATGGAAGGGCGGATTGACGCCGCGTGGGCGCGCTGGGTGCGGCCCTGGACGCTCGCTGCCTGGACCTTCCTGACGCTTGGCATCGCCATGGGCTCCTACTGGGCCTATTACGAACTTGGTTGGGGCGGCTGGTGGTTCTGGGACCCGGTGGAAAACGCCTCCTTCATGCCGTGGCTCGCCGGCACCGCGCTTCTGCATTCGGCCCTCGTCATGGAAAAGCGTGAGGCGCTGAAGATCTGGACGGTGCTGCTGGCCATCCTCACTTTCTCGCTGTCGCTGATGGGCACGTTCCTGGTGCGCTCCGGCGTGCTGACTTCGGTCCATGCCTTTGCCAGCGATCCGAGCCGCGGCATTTTCATCCTCTGCATCCTGCTGATCTTCATCGGCGGCGCGCTGTCCCTGTTTGCCTTCCGCGCACCGCGGCTTTCGGCCGGCGGGTTGTTCGCGCCGATCTCGCGCGAGGGCGCGCTTGTTGTCAACAATCTGATCCTGACGGTCGCCTGCGGCACGGTGCTGACGGGCACACTCTATCCGCTGTTGCTGGAAACGATCACCGGCGACAAGATCTCCGTCGGGCCGCCCTTCTTCAACATGACCTTCGGCCTGCTGATGGCACCGCTCATCTTCATCGTGCCCTTCGGGCCGCTGCTCGCCTGGAAGCGCGGCGATCTGCTCGGCGCATTGCAGCGCCTCTACGTGGTGGCGGGGCTGGCCTTCGCAGCGGCGGTGATCTTCTTCTATATCGAACATGGCGGGCCGGTGCTTTCGGTGCTCGGGCTTGCGGCAGGGCTGTTTCTGATCCTTGGTGCGGCCGCCGATCTCTGGTACCGCGCCGGCATCGGCAAGGTTGCAGGCGGTGTTGCCTGGCGCCGGCTTAGCGGCCTGCCGCGCTCTGCCTTCGGAACGGCGCTCGCCCATGCCGGCCTCGGTGTCACCGTGCTCGGCATCGTCGCTGTCACGACCTTTCAGACCGAGCACGTCATCGAAATGAAACCCGGCGAGACGACGGACGCCGGTGGCTACAGCCTGAATTTCGACGGCATCCAGCCGGGCAGAGGGCCGAACTATACAGAGGATCGCGGCCACTTCACCGTCCGGCGCGCAGGCGTCGCGGTCGCCGACACCTGGTCGGCCAAACGCCTCTACACCGCCCGCCAGATGCCGACGACGGAGGCAGGCATCCTGACCTTCGGGCTCAGCCAGCTCTACGTCTCGCTCGGCGACGCCACCAAGGACGGCGGCATCGTCGTGCGCATCTGGTGGAAGCCTTTCATCCTCTGCATCTGGGGCGGAGCGCTGATCATGGCTTTCGGCGGCCTCGTCTCACTCTCCGACCGGCGGCTAAGGGTCGGCGCCCCGCGCAGGAAAGCAAAACCGGCAGCGCCTGCGATGGAGCCGGCGGAATGA
- the ccmI gene encoding c-type cytochrome biogenesis protein CcmI, whose amino-acid sequence MLFWILVAVLTAVVAAVLLYPLLRGAKAAENSRAGEAAVYRDQLRELDRDLNGGLITPEEADYARAEIGRRLIAVSADEPGGAPKAARHHRFTEAFVLLLLPVLGLCLYLTTGRPDLPSQPLEARLENPGNDVAVLIAKAERHLAQNPDDGRGWDVLAPIYIRTMRVNDAQTAYRNAIRLLGPSPIRLDGLAETLMALSDGVVTEETRQVLEQSLKLEPDNPRARFYIALGMEQAGRPDDARQAFEALAKQSPADAPWLPLVNEHIAMNGGAPAGANPVTPGAGQAAPGNPTQQDVAAAENMSAGDRQQMIRGMVESLDAKLSQDPNNFEGWMRLIRSYAVLNDKDRATDALKRGLAAFPPAGEQGKQLLALAKELNIATEGQTE is encoded by the coding sequence ATGCTGTTCTGGATTCTCGTTGCCGTTCTGACGGCAGTCGTCGCCGCTGTCCTGCTCTACCCCCTTCTGCGCGGAGCGAAGGCGGCGGAGAATAGCCGCGCAGGCGAGGCTGCCGTCTATCGCGATCAACTGCGCGAACTCGACCGGGATCTCAATGGCGGCCTTATCACGCCGGAGGAGGCTGATTATGCCAGGGCTGAAATCGGCCGGCGGCTGATTGCCGTCTCCGCCGATGAGCCGGGGGGGGCGCCGAAGGCGGCACGACATCACCGTTTCACCGAGGCTTTTGTCCTTTTGCTTCTGCCGGTTCTTGGGCTCTGTCTCTATTTGACGACGGGCCGGCCGGACCTGCCCTCGCAACCGCTGGAAGCGCGGCTGGAAAACCCCGGCAACGATGTTGCCGTGCTGATCGCCAAGGCGGAACGACATTTGGCGCAGAATCCCGATGACGGCAGGGGTTGGGATGTGCTGGCGCCGATCTATATCCGCACGATGCGGGTGAACGACGCGCAGACCGCCTACCGCAATGCGATCCGCCTTCTCGGCCCGAGCCCGATCCGCCTCGACGGCCTTGCCGAGACGCTGATGGCGCTCTCCGATGGCGTGGTGACGGAAGAGACGCGTCAGGTGCTCGAACAGTCGCTGAAGCTGGAACCGGACAATCCCCGTGCCCGCTTCTACATCGCCCTTGGCATGGAGCAGGCGGGACGGCCCGACGACGCGCGCCAGGCCTTCGAGGCGCTGGCGAAACAATCGCCGGCCGATGCGCCCTGGCTGCCGCTTGTCAACGAACACATCGCCATGAATGGCGGCGCGCCGGCAGGCGCCAATCCTGTCACTCCCGGTGCAGGGCAGGCTGCTCCCGGCAACCCCACGCAGCAAGATGTGGCGGCGGCTGAGAACATGAGCGCCGGCGACCGGCAGCAGATGATCCGCGGAATGGTCGAAAGCCTTGATGCCAAGCTCAGCCAGGATCCGAATAATTTCGAGGGTTGGATGCGGCTTATCCGCTCTTATGCGGTATTGAACGACAAGGATCGCGCCACCGATGCCCTAAAGCGTGGGCTCGCGGCCTTTCCGCCTGCCGGCGAACAGGGCAAGCAGCTTCTGGCGCTCGCCAAGGAGCTCAACATAGCCACGGAGGGACAGACCGAATGA
- a CDS encoding Do family serine endopeptidase has product MLKNFNGRPSFATVLKASTVAGIAAAVLATGVPLEITRSYAEAVKVQAPAVPSFANVVDAVSPAVVSVRVENRVNPVADNDGFSLDGRGFDDLPDDHPLKRFFKQFGQDPNDQQSHPRRFGQNGPNGGPNGPGGKGRLRPVAQGSGFFISEDGYIVTNNHVVSDGQAFVAVMNDGTELDAKLIGKDPRTDLAVLKVDGKGKKFTYVNWADDNNVRVGDWVVAVGNPFGLGGTVTAGIVSARGRDIGSGPYDDYLQVDAAVNRGNSGGPTFNLSGEVVGINTAIFSPSGGSVGIAFAIPASTAKDVVADLMKDGQVSRGWLGVQIQPVTKDIAESIGLSEPSGALVVAPQAGSPGDKAGMKAGDVVTALNGETIKDARDLSRRIGAMQPGSKAELSVWRAGKAQSLTVELGTLPADQKEASADDNNQPQQPEAPASEKALADLGLTVGPSDDGKGLAITGIDPDSDAADKGIKEGEKITSVNNQQVSTAADVVKVLNQAKKDGRTRALFQIQSSEGSRFVALPINGQG; this is encoded by the coding sequence ATGCTCAAGAATTTCAACGGACGTCCGTCCTTCGCCACTGTGCTCAAGGCTTCTACCGTCGCCGGTATCGCAGCCGCTGTGCTCGCAACCGGCGTTCCGCTCGAAATCACCCGGTCTTATGCTGAAGCCGTCAAGGTTCAGGCGCCTGCCGTTCCGAGCTTCGCCAATGTCGTCGACGCCGTATCGCCGGCCGTCGTTTCCGTCCGCGTCGAAAACCGCGTCAATCCCGTCGCCGACAATGACGGCTTTTCCCTCGACGGCCGCGGCTTCGACGATCTTCCCGACGATCATCCGCTGAAGCGCTTCTTCAAGCAGTTCGGCCAGGACCCGAATGACCAGCAGAGCCATCCGCGCCGCTTCGGCCAGAATGGCCCGAATGGCGGTCCGAACGGCCCGGGCGGCAAGGGTCGCCTCCGCCCGGTTGCTCAAGGGTCCGGCTTCTTCATCTCCGAGGACGGCTATATCGTCACCAACAACCATGTCGTTTCCGATGGCCAGGCCTTCGTCGCGGTCATGAATGACGGCACCGAACTCGATGCCAAGCTGATTGGCAAGGATCCGCGCACCGACCTCGCCGTTCTGAAGGTCGATGGCAAGGGCAAGAAGTTCACCTACGTCAACTGGGCCGACGACAACAATGTCCGCGTCGGCGACTGGGTCGTTGCCGTCGGCAACCCCTTCGGCCTCGGCGGCACGGTGACGGCGGGTATCGTCTCGGCCCGTGGCCGCGACATCGGCTCCGGCCCTTATGATGACTACCTTCAGGTGGACGCCGCTGTGAACCGCGGCAACTCCGGCGGCCCGACCTTCAACCTCAGCGGCGAAGTCGTCGGCATCAACACTGCGATCTTCTCACCATCCGGAGGCAGCGTCGGTATCGCCTTCGCCATTCCGGCCTCGACCGCCAAGGATGTCGTCGCCGACCTGATGAAGGACGGCCAGGTGTCGCGCGGCTGGCTGGGTGTCCAGATCCAGCCTGTCACCAAGGATATCGCCGAATCCATCGGCCTTTCCGAGCCGAGCGGCGCACTCGTCGTCGCCCCGCAGGCCGGATCGCCGGGTGACAAGGCGGGCATGAAGGCAGGCGACGTCGTCACTGCTCTCAATGGTGAGACGATCAAGGATGCGCGTGACCTCAGCCGTCGCATCGGCGCAATGCAGCCTGGCAGCAAGGCCGAGCTTTCGGTCTGGCGCGCCGGCAAGGCGCAGTCTCTCACCGTCGAACTCGGCACGTTGCCGGCCGACCAGAAGGAGGCGTCCGCCGACGACAACAACCAGCCGCAGCAGCCGGAGGCGCCGGCTTCCGAGAAGGCTCTCGCCGATCTCGGCCTGACAGTTGGTCCCTCTGACGATGGCAAGGGTCTGGCGATCACCGGTATCGACCCTGACTCAGACGCTGCCGACAAGGGCATCAAGGAAGGCGAAAAGATCACCTCAGTCAACAATCAGCAGGTCTCCACCGCCGCTGATGTCGTCAAGGTGCTGAACCAGGCCAAGAAGGACGGCCGCACCCGCGCCCTCTTCCAGATCCAGTCCAGCGAAGGAAGCCGTTTCGTAGCGCTTCCGATCAACGGCCAGGGCTGA
- a CDS encoding bifunctional [glutamine synthetase] adenylyltransferase/[glutamine synthetase]-adenylyl-L-tyrosine phosphorylase, whose product MLTKSTHGLKDVAEGLLRPLNQAELKLALADLQEAGKSEPSVAAMLKTEGPLRDFIAAVLTLSPYLRDIVNLDPAVLAGAIGQPLEPQIEALVAEARDCWRPDDDGAAPAESVVMSRLRIIKRKVAFLVAVADLSRIFDGRATTGWLSELAAASVAAAIDHLLLAAHEGGKLRLRNPGVPSEDSGLIVLGMGKLGACELNYSSDIDLVVFFDEQAGIVPDPDDAIEVFPRMMRRLVRILQERTADGYVFRTDLRLRPDPGSTPLAIPVDAAMIYYEGRGQNWERAAFIKARAVAGDLAAGAEFLRGLAPFVFRKYLDYAAIADIHSIKRQIHAHKGHGAIAVKGHNVKLGRGGIREIEFFVQTQQLIAGGRMPALRGRATEETLGELTKAKWIDAETRNELTEAYWFLRDVEHRIQMVRDEQTHLLPETDADLKRIAFMMGFTDTPSFTERLVGVLKTVERRYAQLFEQESKLSAGTGNLVFTGQGDDPDTLETLKKLGFTRPSDISRIIRTWHYGRYRATQSVEARERLTELAPQLLRVFGESKRADEALLRFDSFISGLPSGIQLFSLLGSNPALLSLIVNIMSSAPRLAEVIAAKPHVFDGMLDPGLMAELPTRDYLGERLKGSLVQARHYEEVLDRLRIFAAEQRFLIGIRLLTGAINGAMAARAFTHLADLIIEAALDAVVSEMRAAHGDYPGGRIAVAGMGKLGSFELTAGSDIDLILLYDYDDAAAESDGPKPLDATRYFTRITQRLIAAFSAPTAEGVLYEVDMRLRPSGNKGPVATRINAFGKYQREEAWTWEHMALSRARLICGDESLTAEAEHIVREVLSADRNIAKVAHDVAEMRDLIDREKPPSGPWDLKLIPGGVIDLEFIAQYLALIAPTSGVGIAVNGMSTGEALKVLGDRLMAPTDLDLCLEAFALYTSLSQLIRLCIDGPFDPNDAPSGLIELVCRAGDCPDIKTLEGEVKRLSKTVRKIFLTVIKT is encoded by the coding sequence ATGCTGACGAAATCGACGCATGGCCTGAAGGATGTGGCCGAAGGGCTGCTGCGTCCGCTGAACCAGGCGGAGCTGAAACTGGCGCTGGCCGACCTTCAGGAGGCCGGCAAAAGCGAGCCGTCGGTCGCCGCGATGCTGAAGACGGAGGGCCCGTTGCGCGATTTCATCGCGGCGGTGCTGACGCTGTCGCCCTATCTGCGAGACATCGTCAATCTCGACCCTGCCGTCCTTGCCGGCGCCATCGGGCAACCGCTGGAACCACAGATCGAGGCGCTGGTCGCCGAGGCGCGCGATTGCTGGCGGCCGGACGACGACGGTGCTGCACCGGCAGAATCCGTGGTGATGAGCAGGCTGCGTATCATCAAGCGCAAGGTGGCTTTCCTCGTCGCGGTCGCCGATCTCTCGCGCATCTTCGACGGGCGGGCGACGACGGGCTGGCTGAGCGAGCTTGCTGCGGCGTCTGTTGCCGCCGCGATCGACCATCTGCTGCTGGCTGCACATGAGGGCGGAAAGCTGAGGCTCAGAAATCCGGGGGTGCCGAGCGAGGACTCCGGACTGATCGTGCTCGGCATGGGCAAACTCGGCGCATGCGAGCTCAACTATTCTTCCGATATCGATCTAGTCGTCTTCTTCGATGAACAAGCAGGCATCGTGCCCGACCCCGACGATGCGATCGAGGTTTTCCCGAGAATGATGCGCCGGCTGGTGCGCATCCTCCAGGAGCGGACGGCGGACGGTTATGTCTTCCGCACCGATCTCAGATTGCGCCCCGATCCCGGCTCGACACCGCTTGCGATCCCCGTCGATGCGGCGATGATCTATTACGAGGGCAGGGGCCAGAACTGGGAGCGGGCAGCCTTCATCAAGGCGCGCGCCGTCGCGGGCGATCTTGCTGCGGGTGCAGAGTTTCTGCGCGGGCTCGCTCCTTTCGTCTTTCGCAAATATCTCGACTATGCCGCGATCGCCGATATTCATTCGATCAAACGGCAGATCCATGCGCACAAGGGGCACGGCGCGATTGCGGTCAAGGGTCACAACGTCAAGCTCGGTCGCGGCGGCATCCGCGAGATCGAATTCTTCGTGCAGACGCAGCAGCTGATCGCCGGCGGCCGCATGCCGGCGCTGCGTGGCCGGGCGACGGAGGAGACGCTCGGCGAACTCACCAAGGCGAAATGGATCGACGCGGAGACCCGCAACGAGTTGACGGAGGCCTATTGGTTCCTGCGCGATGTCGAGCACCGCATCCAGATGGTGCGCGACGAGCAGACCCACCTGCTGCCGGAAACGGATGCCGACCTGAAGCGCATAGCCTTCATGATGGGCTTTACCGATACGCCGAGCTTCACCGAAAGGCTGGTTGGCGTGTTGAAGACCGTCGAGCGGCGTTATGCCCAACTGTTCGAACAGGAGAGCAAGCTTTCCGCCGGGACCGGAAATCTCGTTTTCACCGGCCAGGGCGACGATCCGGATACGCTGGAGACGCTGAAGAAACTGGGTTTCACCAGGCCGTCCGACATTTCCCGCATCATCCGCACCTGGCACTATGGCCGCTACCGCGCGACGCAATCGGTCGAGGCGCGTGAAAGGCTGACGGAGCTGGCGCCGCAGCTCCTGCGTGTCTTCGGCGAAAGCAAGCGCGCCGACGAGGCGTTGCTGCGCTTCGACAGTTTCATCTCCGGCCTTCCCTCCGGCATCCAGCTCTTCTCCCTGCTCGGCAGCAATCCGGCGCTCTTGTCGCTGATCGTCAACATCATGTCCTCCGCGCCCCGACTGGCCGAGGTGATTGCGGCCAAGCCGCATGTCTTCGACGGCATGCTCGATCCCGGCCTGATGGCCGAACTGCCGACGCGCGACTATCTCGGTGAGCGGCTGAAGGGCTCGCTTGTCCAGGCACGCCACTATGAGGAAGTGCTCGACCGGCTGCGCATCTTCGCCGCCGAGCAGCGCTTCCTGATCGGCATTCGCCTGCTGACAGGCGCGATTAACGGCGCGATGGCCGCGCGCGCCTTTACCCATCTGGCTGACCTCATCATCGAGGCGGCGCTCGATGCCGTGGTCAGCGAGATGCGGGCAGCCCACGGCGACTATCCCGGCGGGCGCATCGCGGTCGCCGGCATGGGCAAGCTCGGCAGCTTCGAGCTGACGGCCGGTTCCGACATCGATCTGATCCTGCTCTATGATTATGACGACGCGGCGGCCGAATCCGATGGGCCGAAGCCGCTCGATGCGACGCGCTACTTCACCCGCATCACCCAGAGGCTGATCGCCGCCTTCTCGGCGCCGACCGCCGAGGGCGTGCTCTATGAGGTCGACATGCGGCTGCGCCCCTCCGGAAACAAGGGGCCGGTCGCAACCCGCATCAACGCCTTCGGCAAATATCAGCGCGAGGAAGCGTGGACCTGGGAGCATATGGCGCTGAGCCGCGCCCGGCTGATCTGCGGCGACGAGAGCCTTACCGCCGAAGCGGAGCATATCGTCCGCGAAGTCCTGTCGGCCGATCGCAACATCGCCAAGGTGGCGCATGACGTCGCCGAGATGCGCGACCTGATCGATAGGGAAAAGCCGCCATCCGGTCCCTGGGACCTGAAGCTCATTCCCGGCGGCGTGATCGACCTCGAATTCATCGCGCAATACCTGGCCCTGATCGCCCCGACCAGCGGCGTTGGCATCGCCGTGAATGGGATGAGCACCGGCGAAGCCCTGAAGGTGCTCGGCGATAGGCTGATGGCGCCGACCGATCTCGACCTATGTCTCGAAGCTTTCGCGCTTTATACCAGCCTTTCGCAGTTGATCCGTCTCTGCATCGACGGCCCGTTCGATCCGAACGACGCGCCATCAGGCCTCATCGAGCTCGTCTGCCGCGCCGGCGACTGCCCCGATATCAAGACGCTGGAAGGGGAGGTGAAGCGATTGTCGAAGACAGTCAGGAAAATATTCCTGACTGTTATAAAGACCTAA